GTTGTTGTCCCACAACGCGTTGCTGCCTGCCACTACCCCGCCGCCAATCAGGCCAGCAGCGAGCATGCTCGCCACCAGCGTCCCGACGCCGAAAGCCGGCTTGCGCTTGCTGGCGACTGCTGACGAGTGCCCCGGCGTGTGCTGCGATCCCGGTCCCTGCTGGGGTCCCTGGGCGTTGCCGAAATGCGAACCCGGATTGTTGGCCTGTCCACCGCCGTAGAAAGGCTGCTGCGAGGGGTACGCAGGACGCTGCGTCGGATCCTGCGGCTGGGCAGAAGGCTGAGCCGCTTGGGCCGGTCCTTGCTGCGGGGCGCCGAAATAGTGGGGGTTCGGTGCCGGCGGCTGGTGCTGTCCGGCCGGCGGCTGATATGCAGGAATGGGAGTTGTCGGTTGAGCTGCGCCCTGGGCCGATGCACCCTGCCCTGAAGTCCAGGCAGGCTGCTGCTGGGTAGCGTTGGCATCGTTGTGCCCGCCCGGAGTGGCCCGCGGCTCTGACGGCTCACGGTTCTCTGGTGCGGTGCCCTGCGCTGGGTTCTCCGTCATGGGTCTTCCTTTCGTCCTCGTCTTCATCAACTATGTACCCATTTACTGGAACAAAAGCGGACGTTCGCTGGGAGCTTCCTGAAAGGGCAGGACGGCTGGTCCAGGCTTGCCTGGGTTGCCCTCAACGGGTCAACAACCCTGCTTTCTCCTATATTTCGCTGGTGGCATATTCACCGCTGTGGACGGGCTATGGGGTGCACCATAGAATCAAGAGGAATTGCCACAGCGACCTGCGGCTTTACACCATGCGTGGGGGCGCTGAGCATTCTGTGACGATTGGTACGCCTTGTTCCAGTCGCAGACGTGCTGAAGGGTTGCACATGCGGTCAATATTTAAACGCGTACTCGCTGTCATTGGCGTGGCCGGAGTGTTGGCCTTACCGGCCGGCGCGGCTTTTGCTGCCGATCCCGTGACGATACCGTCCGGGCAGAACATCGTGGACGATGCGAATCTCCTGGGCAGCCGCAAGGGTGAAGTACAGGACGCTATTCAAAAGACGCTAAAGGACCACAAATACAACTTGTATGTGGTGACTGTGGACTCGTTCACGAATCCTTCGGATCCCAAAGCTTGGACACAAGCCGTAGCGACAGCCAAAAAAATGGGTAAAGCAGACGCCGTTCTGGCCATCTCTGCCGCAGGTCAGTACAACTTCGTAGTGAACTCCGCGAGCTCGATCGCCTCCAAGCAAGCCAATATCACGCAGAACGCTGTGACGGCGAACCTGGCCGGAGGCAAGAAGGACTTTGCCCAGGCCGCGATCGATACCGCAGCCGCTATCGGTGATGCAGCTGGCGGCGGCAGTGGAACTGTGCCCAGCGGTAACGCTGGGGTCGGCGTCCTGGTTGGCGTCGGCGTCGTAGCGGCGGGCGGTGCCGGCACGTACCTCTACCTCCGGAACCGCCGCAAGAAGGCCGGTACCAAGGCGGTCAGTGCAAGTTACGGTCCGCAGGGCGAACAGCTTGACCCGTTGGCTGGCCTGAGCATTCCCGAGCTGAGGCAGAAGAGCGGTTCGCTGCTGATTGAGGCCGATGACGCCATCAAGTCAAGCGAGCAGGAACTCGGCTTCGCGCAGGCACAGTATGGCGACTCCGCGATTGGCAACTTCACCAAGGCCTTGGAAGAGGCCAAGAACCACATGACTGAGTCGTTCAAGTTGCAGCAGCAGCTCGACGACCATATTCCCGACACTGAAGAGCAGCAACGGACCTGGCTTGGAGAGATCATTCGCCGATCCGAGGCTGCATTGGCGTCCCTCCGCGACCAAAAAGCCGACTTCGACTCGCTGCGGGAGCTGGAGAAAAACGCTCCGCAGGCTTTGGCCGCCGTCAATTCCGGTGCCAAGGAGGCAGATTCCAAAATTGCCAACGCTGAGCAGTCGCTTGAAGGCCTTCGCGCGAAGTACGCCGAGTCCGCCCTGACGCAGGTATCGGATAACATCCTCCAGGCCAAGGAGCGGCTCGCCTTTGTGCAGAACGCCGCCACGGCCGCGCAGGAGAAGTTGGCTGCAGGCGAGAACAGCCTCGCCGCCGTCGCTGTTCGCGCCGCAGAGGAAAGCCTGCACCAAACGAACGTGTTGATTGACGCCATTTCGAAGACCGCCGGAAGCCTCGACGAGGCCCGCTCCTCACTCGAAGGTGCAGTCGCGGAAACCAGCCAGGACCTCGCCCAGGCCAGGGCCATGATCCAGTCCGGGGAACATCCTGAACTCGCAGGACCCGTTGCAGGTGTCGAAGCCGCCTTGGCGCAGGTGAAAACCGAGATCCAAGGCGGAAAGATCGATCCCATTGCAACACTCAGCCGCGTTGAGTCTGCGCACCAGGCGCTGGACCAGTCCCTGTCCGGCATTCGGGACCAGCAGGAGCAAGCACGCCGCGCACAGGCTTCGCTGCAGCAGACCATCATGGCCGCGCAGGCGCAGATCAGCGCAACGTCCGACTACATAACGGCCAGGCGTGGCGGCGTGGGCACGGAGGCACGCACACGCCTGGCTGAGGCCCAGCGAAACCTGGATTATGCCCTGTCGATCTCCCGGAATGATCCAGTTACGGCCCTCACTTACGCCCAGCAGGCCCATTCACTCGCTGCCCAGGCAGCCCAACTTGCCCAGTCGGACGTCGACCAGTTCGGCTACGCGGACCAGGGTTACGGCCGTGGTGGCATGTTCGGCGGTGGCGGGGGCGGCGGAGGCGGCCTCGGAGGAGCCATCCTCGGCGGAATTCTCATCAACTCCATCCTCAACGGCGGCGGAGGTGGCTGGGGTGGTGGCCACAACGACGGCGGGGGCGGCGGCGGGTTCTTCGGCGGCGACTCGGGCGGTGGCGACTTCGGTGGCGGTGGCGGCGACTTCGGTGGCGGCGATTCCGGCAGCTTCTAGACCTACAAACTAAGCGGGGTCCGTGCCCCGAATAGAAGCGGTACAACAACTGATCACTGATTTCAGTGGGCATTCACTGAGCAGGACGAAAGGCAACACCATGGTTAAGCAGTCCATTTTCGGTCGGATCTCCCAGCTGGCAAAGGCCAACATCAACGCCTTGCTCGACCAGGCAGAGGACCCTCAGAAAATGCTGGACCAGATGGTCCGCGACTACACGAACAACATTGCCGAGGCCGAGTCAGCGGTGGCCCAGACCATCGGCAATCTTCGGATGCTGCAGGCGGACTACAACGAGGACATCAAGAACGCCCAGGACTGGGGCAACAAAGCACTCGCCGCATCACGCAAGGCAGACGAATACCGCGCTGCCGGTGACGCCTCGGATGCCCAGAAGTTCGACAACCTCGCCAAGGTGGCTATCCAGCGGCAGATGACTGCCGAATCCGAGGCGCGGACGGCAGAGCCGAGCATCGCTTCCCAGACCGAGGTTGTGGACAAGCTCAAGACCGGGCTTGACCAGATGAAGAACAAGCTCAACCAGCTGACCGCCAAGCGGAATGAACTCGTTGCTCGGTCGAAGACCGCCGCTGCCCAGTCGCAGGTGCACGATGCCCTTAAGAGCATCGACATCATGGACCCCACCAGCGAAGTAGGACGCTTCGAAGAGAAGATCCGCCGCGAAGAAGCCAAGGTCCTCGGCCAGCAGGAGCTCGCCAGCTCCAGCCTTGACGCACAGTTCAACCAGTTGGAGGACTTGGGCGAGCAGACCGAAATCGAGGCCCGCCTCGCAGCCCTCAAGTCAGGCGGCGCCAAGCCTGCCATCGGCGCAGGCACCCCCGCCTCGAGCGGGTCGACCGTCGACGAAGCCGACTTCGACAAGCTCTAGGAAGCCGCCGGCACATTCATTCCGGCACCCTACTGAATCATAAGAGTGGGTGGGAACCGTACACGGATCCCACCCACTTTTTTGTCGCCCCTTTTAGGCCTGCAGTGCAACTAGGCGGCTGGTAGCGGTTGGTCCTGGCCTGGGCTGACGTCCGTTGCCACTTCCGCCCGGATTTCAAAACCTTTCGGGTGGAAGTAGGTCACCGTGCACTCCAGGACCTCGCCGTGGGGTCCGAGCGTGGTCCGTTCCAGGCGCGGGACCATGGGAAACCCGCGTACGTTCAGCGCGTCAGCGAGGTGCTCCGGGGGCGCATGCATCGTTACCGTGATTTCGGCCCGCTGCAGTGGCTTAAGGGTCCTGTCCTGGATGACCTGGTAAATCGAGTTTCGTTCCGCGTCAGCAAGGCTGATGTGGCGTCCAATGTGCGACGGTATGAATATCTCAGCTATGGCGTAGGGCCAGCCCGCACTTGAGTACGAGCGGCGAATGACCAGGACAAGATTGTCGTCGGAGACCAGCTTGGCTGGCACCGATTGGTCCTTCTCCATCCACTTATATTCGATGAGTCCCTTGACGGTCTTCATCCCGGCCGCCGTAAAAGTCTCCATGAAGGGCGCCAGGCGATTGAGCATCTTGACCGGCCGCTGGGCCATCACGAACGTGCCCTTGCCCTGCCTGCGAATCAAGAGACCCTTGACTACGAGCTTTTCAATGGCTTTTCGGACGGTAGTACGGCTGATCCCGTACTCCTCCATGAGGGACTCTTCCGTGGGTATTCGGGCCCCCGGTTCCAGACGGCTGACCTGTTCCGTCAGGACATCGGCCACCTGCTGGTAGACGGCAACAGGGCTGTCCCGTTGAAGGAGCCGACGTTCAAGGTCAGGGTGGGGGTCTTCATTGACCAACGGGGCCGTCTCCTCTGTTCCTGGCACAGTCTGGGATTCGTCAGGCGGCAACGTGTTTCCTTGCGCAGCCAGTCGGCTTCGATGCTAGCATCGGTGGCCCAGCCAGCCCAGAAAACAAAAGATCCGGACCAGGGTTACTGATCCGGATCTTTCTCCAGTTGCGGGGACAGGATTTGAACCTGTGACCTCTGGGTTATGAGCCCAGCGAGCTACCGAACTGCTCCACCCCGCGTCGCAAGAACAACTTTACCGCACCTTCAGAGTGCATCTGACCAGCCAGCCCATAAGGTGCCGCAGATCACGCCCGGATACCACGGTCACTCCCCCGTTGCAGGCGGAACGTGAGCGAGCGTCGCGCCCAAGCACGCGGAACGTGAGCGAGCGTCGCGCCCAAGCACGCGGAACGTGAGCGAGCGTCGCGCCCAAGCACGCGGAACGTGAGCGAGCGTCGCGCCCAAGCACGCGGAACGTGAGCGAGCGTCGCGCCCAAGTTTCCGGGGCAAAACAAAAGGTCCGGATCAGTGTTTACTGATCCGGACCTTTCTCCAGTTGCGGGGACAGGATTTGAACCTGTGACCTCTGGGTTATGAGCCCAGCGAGCTACCGAACTGCTCCACCCCGCGTCGCAAGAACAACATTACCGTCCGGTGAATGGCAGACCAAATCCTGGCTACGTGATCTGCATCTCCCTGTACGAGCAAGGGCCGGCGCCGGCCCCCAAAAGGGGCTGGCACCGGCCCTAGCCGTACGCGCTGCTCTTAGCTACTGGGCGAAGGCGACGGGGTCGCGCTCGGAGTAGCTCCCGGCGTCGTGGTTGGTGCAGGAGTGGCACCCAAGCGGTTTTCTGCGTCCACGGCCCTCTTCAGCGCCTCAGAGAGCTTGGTTTGCTGGGCACCGTATCCGGCAAAGTCGCCCTTGGCCAAGGCTGCCTGACCGTCCTGGATGGCCTTGTTGGCATCATCCAGGGCTGCCTTCAGGTCCGCTTTCGCGTCGCTGGGGCCCGCCGGGGGCGTGGTGGTGCCCGGAGGAGCAGTGGGCGTCTGTCCATTGTTTGCGACATCGCCGGCCGAAGCGCCGGAGTCTCCGCCGAACAGCTGGTTGAGTGCCTCATCCAGTGTGGGCGCGAAGCCAATCTTGTCACCGAACGCAACCAGGACACGCTGGAGCGTTGGGTAGGACGTCTCACCCGTCGACTTCAGGTAGACCGGCTGAACGTAGAGCAGGCCGCCACCCACTGGCAGGGTCAGCAGGTTGCCATTCAACACATCCGAGGCCCCCTGGCGCAGGAGGTTCAAAGCCTGGGACACGGTGGGGTCGGAGTTGAACTTGTTCTGCGCCTGGCCCGGCCCGGGTACCTGCGTGTCGGTAGGAAGCTGCAGGAGCCTTAGCTGCCCATAGCTGTCCGCCTTCACGCCCTTGACGTTTCCGGCATCAGAGTCGGCCGCCAGGAACCCGTAGAGAATGTTCCTCGCACTGCCATTGACCGTCTGCGGGATGAACGAGGACGTCAGCTGGAAGGCCGGCTTGTCCTGATCCGGCATCTGCAAGGACATGTAGAACGGTGGCTGCTTGACGGCTTCCGAAACGGTGGGATCGTTCGGGACGCTCCAGGCATCGTTGTTCTGGTAGAAGCTGTCTGGATCCGTGACGTGGTAACGGCCAAGCAGTTCACGTTGGACCTTGAAAAGGTCCTCCGGGTAGCGGACGTGGCTCATGAGGTCGCCCGACATTTCAGAGAAGGGCTTGATGACCGTCGGGAAGACTTTCTGCCATGCCTTCAGGATGGGGTCCTGGTCATCCCATGCGTAGAGGTTCACGGAGCCGTCGTAAGCGTCCACGGTTGCCTTGACCGAGTTCCGGATGTAGTTCACCGAGCTGTTGGGCAGAGCGACGGTACGGCCGGCATTGGTCTGCGAATCGGCGGTGGCATTCTGCAGCTGCTGCGGTTGCGAGTACGGGAAGTACTGGCTGGTGGTGTAACCGTCAACGATCCACTTAACCCGCCCATCAACGACGGCCGGATAGGCGTTGCCATCCACCGTCAGGTAGGGGGCCAGCTTCTCAACGCGTTCGCGCGGGTTGCGGTCATAGAGAATCTGCGATTCTGCGTTGACACCATCCGAGAGCAGCAGGTCAGAGGACTGGAACTTGATGGAGTAAAGAATCCGGTTAAGCCAGTTGCCAACGTTCGGCCCGCCATTGCCGTTGAAGGTGTACTGCGTTTCGCCCCCGCCTTCGCGGCCAACGGGTCGGTCCTGCTCGCGGTTCGGGGCACCATCAGGGGCTCCCACGATGGAGTATTCCGGGGAATTTTCGCCGAAGTAGATGCGCGGCTCGTACGACGTGTCGTTGCCGAGTACGCCGTTGGACGGGATGCCTGACTGAAGGAACTCCGGCTTGCCGTCCGCGGTGAACTTGTTGCCCTTTGCGGCGACGACGCCATATCCGTGCGTGTAGACAATGTGCCTGTTGACCCAGGTCTGCTGGTTGGCGCTCAGGCCATCGGGGTTCAGTTCGCGAACCGCGATCACTGTGTCCTGGACCTTGCCGTCCACCACGTAGCGGTCGACGTTGAGGGTCTGCGGGAACTGGTAGTAAGGGCGGAACTGTTCAAGCTGCGCAAACGCCGATGAGATGAGGTTCGGGTCCAGGAGCCGGATGTTCGCCGTTGTTTGGGCGTCGGCGGCCAGCGCACCGGAAGTTGCGTTGGTGGTGGCGTTGTAAGCCGACACATCAACCTTGTCCAGGCCGTAGGCCGCGCGTGTCATCTTGATGTTGCGGTCAATGAAGTCTTTTTCAAGGGTATTTTCCGAAGGCCGGACCTGGAATTGCTGGATGACCCACGGGTAGACGCCACCGGCGAGGATGGCTGTGATGACCAGCATTGCCGTGCCGATTACCGGCAGGCGCCAGCGTCCGATGACTGCGGCGATGATGAAGAGGATCGCCACGAGCGCAGCGGCTACCGCAAGGATGGCCTTGGTGGGAACCACCGCGTTGACGTCGGTGTAGAGGGCGCCGGCCCAGCGGCCTGAATTGCTCTGGACTGTGGTGTACCTGTCCAGCCAGAAGTTGATACCGAGGAGAACCAGGAAAATTGCACCGGTCACGGCGATGTGGATCTGGGCGGCGCGGCTGGTGAAGATACCGCGTTCCATGAGCCGGATGCTGCCGTAAAGGTAGTGCGTCAGGATGCCCGCGATACCAGCCACGACGGCGATGCTGATGAGGAATCCGGTGACGAATCCCAAGAACGGCAGTGTCATCAGGTAGAAGCTGATGTCGAGGTTGAACAGCGGATCTGTCTGGCCGAAGGGTTCCTGGTTGAAGAACAACAGGGCCTTTTGCCACTGGCTGGCGGCCGCACTGCCGGCGAAGAGCCCGAACAGGATAGGCAGGCCAATCATGACCACGCGGCGGACAGGCTCAAGTTGCGCCTGGTAGCGGTTGAGGTTGTCCCTGGACTCGGCATCTGGAGCGTAGACGGGCCTGGACCTGTACGCAATCCGGATTGCGAAGAACACGGCTGCGAACATCATCGCGAAACCAATGAGGAAAGTAATGATCCGGGCAAGGTTTTCGAGCAGATAAACTTCGAAGAAGCCGAGCTGCTGGTACCAGAGGACGTCAGTCCAGACATTGGCGAAGAAAATGAACCCGACGACGGCCACTGCCACGACAATGAGCGTCGGCGTCAGGGCACCTCGTCTCAGCGGTGATCTTCCGGGCGGGTTGGAGCTGGCGGGACGGGACAAACTCTGTACCTCATTGGTGTCAGTGAACAGTCGGTGTGCGAGTGATTGACTTTCTCTGCCGCTGGGATATGGCGGAGGCCGTCATATATGCCACGAGTGGCAGTAAAGCTAAGTTCCACCGTCAGTCTAGTTGTTTGTGCAGGTGGGAAGGCCCGCCGTGTCTTGCCCCGACGCAAGCCGTTCCACTGCGGAGGTCGCGTCGGCGAGCGTTTCGACCTTGACCACCTGCAAACCGTCCGGCACGTGGCCTACGACGTCGGCACAATTGGCGGCCGGAGCAAGGAACATGGTTGCCCCGTGGCTGCGCGCTCCGATCATCTTCTGGGCAATGCCGCCAATCGGCCCCACAGCACCGTCGGCAGTGATGGTTCCAGTACCGGCTACATGCTTGCCGCCCGTGAGGTCGCCAGGTGTGAGGTTGTCCACGATCCCCAGGGCAAACATCATTCCGGCGCTCGGGCCGCCGACGTTATCCAGGGAGATCCGCACCTCGAACGGGAACGTGAAGTCGCTTGCGAGCAGCACACCCAGGACGTAACGCCCGGCATCGTTCTTGGTCGGCGTGACGGTTTCGGTCACTTGGGTGCCCTTCCGGTCAACGACGACGGCGGCAGGAGCCCCCGCCGCAGCGGCCAGTTCCGCCTGGATCACGCCCATGGACGTAATGGTCTTGCCGTTGATGGAGATCAGGCGGTCACCTTCCTGGATCTTCCCTGTCGACGGCGACGGGTCGGACAGGCCGGCGACGGTCAGCCGCTGTTCAAACGGGATATCCAGCTCCCGCAACGCCGCGGCAACAGCATTCTCCTGGGACGTCTCCATGGCGATCTCGCCCTGTTGGACGGTCTGCTCCGCGGTTGTGCCCTTGGGGTAGATGAGTTCCTCTGGATAAATGGCCTTGGAAGGGTCCACCCATGCACGGAAGACATCGAAGATAGTGGCCGGGCTCTTGGGGCCGCCGGTCATGACCACAGTTGTGAGGTCCAGGTTGCCACTCGCAGGGAACGACTCCCGGCCGGAGATAGTGATGACCGGCTTGTCGCCATCCTTACCCAACGTGTTGAAGGTGGGACCGGCCGACTCAATAACGTATGGCACGGGGAGGGCGGCTGCGCCGACTCCAAGACCCACAGCCAACAGGCCGGAGATAACCATGACCATGAACCGGCTGTCCCGGGGAGGTGCCGGAGGCACGGAGGAGGGATCGGCGTCGTGTACTTGACGCGGGTCCAATGAGCCCTCGGGGCTGGGCGAAGTAAGCATTGGGACCTCTCTATGCCGGCATTGCGTTTCCGGTTACATGGCTCCAGCCGCCGAAGGCGACGGCGGCATATATACCAAACATCAACAGTACGCGTTCAGACGTTGTGGCACTGCTTTGCCTACAGCGAACGACGCCCCATCCGGGCAGACAGCGTTGGGCCCGCGCGGTACGGTGAAAGAGATCACCAGCCAGTTCGACGATCGGCGGCACCATGACTTCCAACCCCAACAATCCGTCCAATGACGACGAGAATCCCCAGGATCCGCTGGCAGAAATGCTCCAGAACCTGATGGGCGGGCAGGGCATGGGCAACATCGATCCCGCTGAGCTGGCCAAGGCGGCGGGACTGCCCAACGATCCCCAGCTCCTTCAGCAGATGTTCGCGCAGGTCCAGGCCATGATGAGCTCGTCCTCCGACGGCCCGGTCAACTGGCAGCTTGCCCACGAGAATGCACGGCGTGTTGCAGCCGCTGGCAGTGATCCCTCCGTCAGCGCCCACCAAGCCAAGGAAATCGACGAGGCGCTTCGGCTCGCAGAGCTTTGGCTCGATCCCGTCACCGATCTTTCCGCCACCGGCCTCATTGGCCGTGCCTGGTCCAGGGCCGAGTGGGTTGAAGCCACCCTTGGCACGTGGAAGCGGCTGACAGAGCCGGTGGCGAACAGCATCGCCAATGCGCTGTCCAACGCGCTCACCCAGCAGATGCCCGAGGAAATGAAGTCCATGATGGGCGGTGCCTCGTCCATGCTGCAAAACATGGGCGGAGCGATCTTCGGCATGCAGCTGGGACAAGCCATCGGTGCACTCTCCGCCGAAGTGGTCAGCTCCACAGACATCGGTGTTCCGCTGGCCGACCTTGAAATGGCCTTGCTCCCGGCCAACGTATCGAAGTTCGGTGAAGGCCTCAGCCTCCCGGAGAACGACGTCCGGCTCTTCCTCGCGGTCCGCGAGGCAGCACATGCCCGCCTCTTCGTGCAGGTTCCCTGGCTGCGGGGCCACCTCCTCGGTGCCATTGAGGCTTATGCCCGTGGCATCCACATTGATATGTCGCGTATCGAAGACCTGGCCCGCGACCTTGATCCCAGCAACCCCGAGGGAATCCAGGAAGCCCTGTCGCAGGGAGTCTTCACGCCTGAACGCACACCCGTCCAGACGGCCGCACTTGAAAAGCTCGAAACGGCCCTCGCCCTTGTCGAGGGCTGGGTGGATGAACTAACGGCAGAAGCCACCGCCAACGTCTTGCCGTCCGCCACAGCGCTACGAGAAACGGTCCGTCGCCGTCGGGCAACGGGCGGCCCGGCGGAGCATGCTTTCTCGTCCTTGGTTGGACTGGAACTCCGTCCCCGACGACTCAGGGAAGCTGCGACTCTCTGGGCAACGCTGAAGGAAGAACGTGGCATCGCCGGCCGCGACGCCATCTGGCACCACCCCGACTTGCTCCCTACTGGTGAGGACCTGGACGATCCCAAGGGATTCTCCGAGCGGCGGCGACTCGCCGAGGCCAGCGACAGCGAGGTGGACGACGCCCTGCAGAAGCTGCTGAACGGCGGATACGACACCGATGGTGGGGAAGCACCGGACTCCCCCCGCGGGACAACGGAGGACGAGCCGGAGACGGACGACACGGATCCGCAGTCACCGAATAAGTAGGCAGTACCAACAGTGGCCGTCCCTTCCCGGGGCGGCCACTGTTGCCTTAAAAGCTCCTGCTGAATCAGCAGTCGTCGCTGGCCGCCTCGTCGTGGCCATTGCTGTCCGCGCCGGTCGGCAGCCCCCGGGACGTAGCGAAGGCCACACCTTCCAGAAAAGCCTTGGCGCGCTGCGTTTCCGGATAAGCCTCCACCAACCGCCAGAAGTCGGCATTGTGTCCGGCGACGAGCAGGTGGGCGAGTTCGTGCACCAGGACATAGTCGATGACCCACTGCGGCATGGGCTGGAGCTTGTTCGAAAGCCGTATGGTGCCATCCGCCGGAGTAGCCGAACCCCAACGCGAGTTCTGGTTTCCAACCCAGCGGACCGACGTCGGAATTGCCCGCCCGCCAAGATACGTCCGCGAAAGATGCGCGGCATGACTCGCCAGTGCTTGGTCCGTCGCTGGACGTCGCCTGCCGGCACCTGCCTGGCGCTCCCCCTGCTTCTTGAGTTTGGACAGCATGCGCCCCACCCATTCGCGTTCCTGGGAGGTGGTGAAGCTCGCCGGAATGGCCACAACAGCATTGCCGTCTTCCCAGAAGGCAGCGACCGTCCTGCGCCTGCGGGCCGACCTCCGTACTACCACCGGAGCGCCATCTTCAGTGACCAACGGGATGCCGGCCGCGGCCGAAGGAGGGCGCCCCATCAGAGCTCAGCGCTCTCAGCGAGCACAGCCAATACAGCCTCACCGTAGCGCTCAAGTTTGGAGGGGCCAATACCCGCCAAGCCTGCCAACTCCTCAAGGGAGGAAGGCCGTGCCTCGGCAATCGCCGTCAACGTCGCATCGGTGAAAACGACATACGCAGGCACGTCCGCCGACTGGGCCTCTTCCTTGCGCCATTGCCGCAGGGCATCGAAAGTCTGCTCCTCATACGTGGGAGGACATTGGCTGCAACGCCCAATTTTCCGCTCGGCTCCGCTGGCGAGCATGCTCCCGCACACCCTGCACGACGCCGGAGCGGCAGCCTTGCGCCGCACAGGACCCGACTTACTGCGTGCATTTGCGGAAGCCACCGAATCCGGACGAAGCCCATCGAGGAAGCGCGAGGGTTTCCGGTTGGCCCGGCCACCCGGAGTACGCGCGGTGGACCACGACATAGTGAGGTGCTTACGCGCACGGGTGATGCCCACGTAGAGCAACCGGCGCTCTTCGTCCACGTCCTCTGGAGTGTCAGCGAAGGAAATCGGCATCAAGCCTTCGCTGAGGCCCACCAGAAAGACGGCATCCCATTCAAGGCCCTTGGCAGCGTGGAGTGAGGCCAGCGTGACACCCTGAACGGTGGGAGCATGCTGTGCAACCGACCGCTCCTGGAGCTCGTTGACGAATTCGGCCAAGGTGAAGGACTCTCCCCGGCTCACAGCAAGTTCGTCGGCCAGCGCGACCAACGCGGCCAAAGACTCCCACCGCTCCCGCAGGGCTCCCCCGTTATGTGGGGCCGCATCGGTGTAACCAAGCGAGGCGACGATATCCCGCACCACCTGGCCCAGCGATTCCTGGGGGCCCTCGGCTACGGCACGGGTAGCGGCACGCAACTGCAATATTGCGTCCCGGACTTCCTTTCGGGCGAAGAAGCGTTCACCGCCGCGAAGCTGGTAGCCGATCCCGGCTGAAGCCAGTGCTTGTTCGTAAGCCTCCGACTGTCCGTTGGTCCTGAAGAGGATGGCTATTTCGCTGGCCTTGACCCCGGTATTGAGCAATTCCTGGATTCGGCCCGCCACGACGGCAGCTTCCGCTTCGTCGTCAGGGCACTCCATGAACCGCGGTTCCGGACCGGCGGGTCGCTGCGCGATGAGCTGCAACGGCGGGGCCCAGGCAGCGTCCGCCGCCGGGCCTCCACTTCGCCGCGAGCCAAGGAGCTCATTCGCCAACTTAACAACCTGCGGGGTGGACCTGTAATCCCTGATGAGCTTGACGACGGTAGCGCCCGGGAACTTCGCTTTGAATCCGAGCAAATGCTTTGGCGAAGCCCCGGTGAAGGAATAAATGGTCTGGCTGGCGTCACCCACCACGCAGAGCTCGTCCCGACCCCCGAGCCACAGGTCCAGGAGCCTTTGCTGGAGGGGCGAAACGTCCTGGTACTCGTCCACCACGAAATGGCGGTATTGCTCCCGGACGGTTGCTGCCACTTTCGGGTCTTCCTGAAGGATCCCCACAGTGATAAGCAGGACGTCTTCGAAGTCGATGACGTTTCGGTCCGTCTTGATATCCTCGTACGCCTGGAACACCCGGGACACTGCCGTCAGGTCGAAACCTCCGGGGGTTCCCCTGCCTTGGGCGTTTTCCAGGTAGTTGGCGGGTGTCAGCATGGACACCTTGGCCCATTCGATCTCGGCAGCCAGGTCCCTGGTGGAGGCACGGTCAGTACTGAGGCGGAGCCTGCGGGAGGCCTCGGCGATCATGTTGGCTTTGTGGTCCAACAGGCTGGGCAGCGTGCCGCCAATAGCCTGGGGCCAAAAGAACTGC
This Paenarthrobacter sp. GOM3 DNA region includes the following protein-coding sequences:
- a CDS encoding ATP-dependent DNA helicase UvrD2 — encoded protein: MTADLFDASTSLEERILGGLDEEQREVASTLTGPLCVLAGAGTGKTRAITHRIAYGVHSGVYSPQRLLAVTFTSRAAAEMRSRLRDLGVANVQARTFHAAALRQLQFFWPQAIGGTLPSLLDHKANMIAEASRRLRLSTDRASTRDLAAEIEWAKVSMLTPANYLENAQGRGTPGGFDLTAVSRVFQAYEDIKTDRNVIDFEDVLLITVGILQEDPKVAATVREQYRHFVVDEYQDVSPLQQRLLDLWLGGRDELCVVGDASQTIYSFTGASPKHLLGFKAKFPGATVVKLIRDYRSTPQVVKLANELLGSRRSGGPAADAAWAPPLQLIAQRPAGPEPRFMECPDDEAEAAVVAGRIQELLNTGVKASEIAILFRTNGQSEAYEQALASAGIGYQLRGGERFFARKEVRDAILQLRAATRAVAEGPQESLGQVVRDIVASLGYTDAAPHNGGALRERWESLAALVALADELAVSRGESFTLAEFVNELQERSVAQHAPTVQGVTLASLHAAKGLEWDAVFLVGLSEGLMPISFADTPEDVDEERRLLYVGITRARKHLTMSWSTARTPGGRANRKPSRFLDGLRPDSVASANARSKSGPVRRKAAAPASCRVCGSMLASGAERKIGRCSQCPPTYEEQTFDALRQWRKEEAQSADVPAYVVFTDATLTAIAEARPSSLEELAGLAGIGPSKLERYGEAVLAVLAESAEL